The following coding sequences are from one Paenibacillus sp. FSL R5-0912 window:
- a CDS encoding sigma-70 family RNA polymerase sigma factor, which yields MTMSGAEMKRVAAAVPHEEMDFVKAVMEHSNQLYHIAYSYLGNRNDALEALQETTCRAWMKRRTLKDPQAFKSWLIRILIYVCIDEQRRRKRAVTTAAENMIEPVIHNSTHTMEMQWALSQVKLKYRHVLLLKYYNDMTLAEIAVLLKKPEGTVKTWQHKGLKQLRMIMKNRGEWNEQ from the coding sequence ATGACGATGTCCGGGGCAGAGATGAAACGGGTTGCTGCCGCTGTGCCGCATGAAGAGATGGATTTTGTTAAGGCGGTTATGGAGCACAGCAATCAGCTGTATCATATTGCATACAGTTATCTGGGCAACCGCAACGATGCGCTGGAAGCCTTGCAGGAAACAACCTGCCGGGCCTGGATGAAACGAAGAACCCTGAAAGATCCCCAGGCCTTCAAATCCTGGCTGATACGGATATTAATCTATGTCTGCATTGACGAACAGCGGAGAAGGAAGAGGGCGGTCACAACCGCAGCGGAGAACATGATTGAGCCGGTCATTCATAACAGCACTCATACTATGGAGATGCAGTGGGCACTCTCGCAGGTGAAGCTGAAATACCGTCATGTGCTGCTGCTCAAATATTACAATGATATGACCTTGGCTGAAATCGCCGTCCTGCTTAAGAAGCCGGAAGGGACAGTCAAAACCTGGCAGCACAAAGGATTAAAGCAGCTTAGGATGATTATGAAGAACCGGGGTGAATGGAATGAACAGTAG
- a CDS encoding DUF4179 domain-containing protein, which yields MNSSREERAMLSDAVRMHEAAEADAGGNAVRMAVQAGMESGRRRSWQSRFTKGSFIGLAAAAVAAMILFFIPVIHDSASHTSAPPGAVNWGELEKFKRLYSFDMEAATLDSAIRHNYIQMINHSAASGDYKITLNAVTADENRIIFLYTAEVAEGQEVYGTSSARMKDLSTGQYLENGGGIGGNRAASGLLNNRIYYGLSIINLDRNKPFPEQLEADFQIASVDTGKLGQPKTGTIVADMHYSPRLKVSFKLDPKFKEQQTVIVQPDEDFVLDGIEVTLEKVEISPLLIRTMIKIKNESDITWQNRQNIFEVVYGNEIQSITKYGIVHLGMTLGSGTYEGFERRYGSNLLDQPKSLNMILKTGTGKNAKEINVPILP from the coding sequence ATGAACAGTAGCAGGGAAGAACGGGCGATGTTGTCTGATGCGGTCCGTATGCACGAGGCAGCTGAAGCGGACGCCGGAGGCAATGCGGTCAGAATGGCAGTTCAGGCGGGAATGGAGAGCGGACGCAGAAGAAGCTGGCAGAGCAGATTCACCAAAGGTTCTTTCATCGGTCTGGCTGCCGCTGCGGTTGCCGCAATGATCCTATTTTTCATTCCAGTAATCCACGATTCTGCATCGCATACTTCCGCGCCTCCTGGAGCAGTGAATTGGGGAGAGCTGGAAAAGTTTAAACGGCTCTATTCTTTTGATATGGAGGCAGCGACTCTGGATTCAGCTATCCGGCATAATTATATCCAGATGATTAATCATAGTGCCGCTAGCGGAGATTACAAGATCACATTGAATGCCGTTACAGCGGATGAGAATCGGATTATCTTTTTGTATACTGCAGAAGTGGCTGAAGGCCAGGAGGTCTATGGTACCAGCAGTGCACGAATGAAGGATCTATCGACAGGACAATATTTGGAGAACGGTGGCGGAATCGGAGGCAATAGGGCGGCTTCTGGCCTGCTCAATAACCGTATTTACTACGGCCTAAGCATTATTAATCTGGACCGGAACAAGCCGTTCCCGGAGCAGCTGGAAGCGGATTTCCAGATCGCCTCTGTAGACACCGGCAAGCTTGGTCAGCCGAAGACAGGGACAATTGTAGCCGACATGCATTATTCTCCCAGACTCAAGGTCAGCTTCAAGCTGGACCCGAAATTCAAAGAGCAGCAAACTGTCATTGTTCAGCCGGATGAAGACTTCGTCCTGGACGGGATCGAAGTGACACTGGAGAAGGTTGAAATCTCACCCCTTCTGATCCGGACGATGATTAAAATTAAGAATGAGTCAGATATTACCTGGCAGAACAGGCAAAATATATTTGAAGTTGTATACGGGAATGAAATTCAGTCGATTACAAAATATGGAATTGTCCATCTAGGAATGACGCTGGGATCCGGGACTTATGAGGGGTTTGAACGGAGATACGGCAGCAATCTGCTGGATCAGCCCAAGTCCCTGAATATGATTCTGAAGACAGGTACGGGGAAGAATGCCAAGGAAATTAACGTGCCCATTCTGCCGTAA
- a CDS encoding DUF5050 domain-containing protein gives MNALKLLSKKLGCILLALLLVTIGTAGASRTQTASAAAGKAYVYYVSNEVLYRVTTDGSETQKIAENFDGNGLMSTGKYLYFYYESSMGIQRLSLTDPDALITNFSGDRNIVYFLIDGDFLYFMDDTGSIYRTSANAEDDTQLTRVADNADANFQCFDVLNGRIYYNALKDTTTTWVASKPSDGSGAIQWIASGAIQDASFIHPYGASLNLMIDTIPGETEYSLNSKVLYTLPLSGGAPKAANAKSPLDSNEVYAGTWSNNYFLFNKGIKLDANGENNFTTGKGFLIDKNGKILQLSQNSVLSISELSNTKLAYVDSKGKAYISTLANGKIASSKALALTNVINVQTVKNGTTLTTIFYTKTDAYVLNADSTLTKMAGVESDYSVITNDIPGIYYINAGDNDCLYRFSNDGKTKTKLSTGPVTFIGLVSTK, from the coding sequence ATGAACGCTTTAAAGTTATTATCCAAAAAACTAGGTTGCATTCTACTTGCACTGTTACTGGTTACCATCGGTACAGCAGGCGCCAGCCGGACACAAACGGCTTCAGCGGCAGCAGGTAAAGCATATGTGTATTATGTATCCAATGAAGTTCTATACCGTGTAACGACAGACGGAAGTGAAACACAGAAAATCGCCGAGAATTTCGATGGCAACGGATTAATGTCGACAGGTAAATATCTCTATTTTTACTATGAAAGCTCCATGGGTATACAGCGCCTATCTTTAACTGATCCCGATGCCTTAATCACCAATTTTAGCGGAGATCGCAATATTGTCTATTTCTTGATCGATGGCGACTTCCTGTACTTCATGGATGACACGGGCAGCATCTACCGGACTTCAGCCAATGCTGAAGATGATACCCAGCTTACGCGGGTCGCAGACAATGCAGATGCGAACTTCCAGTGCTTCGACGTCCTGAATGGACGAATCTACTATAATGCCTTGAAGGATACAACCACTACCTGGGTAGCTTCTAAGCCTAGTGACGGGAGCGGAGCCATTCAATGGATCGCCAGCGGAGCTATTCAGGATGCCAGTTTCATCCACCCGTATGGTGCCAGCCTTAACCTGATGATTGACACTATTCCTGGTGAAACAGAATATTCCCTTAATTCTAAGGTGCTCTACACGCTTCCCTTAAGCGGAGGGGCTCCCAAAGCAGCCAATGCCAAAAGTCCGCTGGATTCAAATGAAGTGTACGCGGGCACCTGGTCCAATAATTACTTCCTGTTTAACAAAGGGATTAAACTTGATGCAAATGGAGAGAACAACTTCACTACTGGCAAAGGCTTCCTGATTGACAAAAACGGAAAAATCCTTCAACTGAGCCAGAATAGTGTCCTAAGCATCAGCGAGTTAAGCAATACCAAACTGGCATATGTGGATTCCAAAGGCAAAGCATATATCAGCACTCTTGCAAATGGCAAAATAGCCTCTTCTAAGGCACTTGCACTGACTAATGTTATCAATGTCCAAACCGTAAAGAATGGAACCACGCTTACTACCATTTTTTATACCAAAACCGATGCTTATGTACTGAATGCCGATTCAACACTGACCAAGATGGCGGGTGTAGAATCTGACTACTCCGTAATTACAAACGATATCCCGGGTATATATTATATTAACGCTGGAGACAACGATTGTTTGTACCGGTTCAGCAATGATGGTAAAACCAAAACCAAGCTTTCGACTGGTCCCGTAACTTTTATTGGCCTGGTCTCTACGAAATAA
- a CDS encoding SDR family NAD(P)-dependent oxidoreductase produces MNNKRDHSQLETYDFDIYVTNAGIGEAGPVAEILLENVRRIIETNVFSSLEMTQTSIEAKHHPFQKVYPEAAELLVKENERKIWDEKI; encoded by the coding sequence GTGAACAATAAGCGGGACCACAGCCAGCTGGAAACCTATGATTTTGATATCTATGTAACCAACGCCGGTATCGGCGAAGCCGGACCGGTTGCAGAAATTCTGCTGGAGAATGTCCGCCGGATTATTGAGACTAATGTATTCAGTTCACTGGAGATGACTCAGACGAGCATCGAAGCCAAACATCATCCGTTCCAGAAGGTCTATCCCGAGGCGGCTGAGCTGCTGGTGAAGGAGAATGAGCGGAAAATTTGGGATGAGAAAATATAA
- a CDS encoding DUF4179 domain-containing protein: MKKSDYRTHDNVADEVMLMSLSGYEDHQMDEDFTGRVMEQIRQTEILPASSGSMAGYTSNPGRRRFRHNVLWAGLGTAAIALAVLLFLLPDLSALQQIQSAKSQRLLILPSEWSDHHLLEAKKAGVVKLPDIEVTDQGYTLTLQEVVADPNRMILNLRITDAKGQPDEEMMSMFDITQLQLRNEEGLEIGDLQVINHMSTKLGPDKFRIEYLLLTYYFKGEQPGDTVFIEGKVHELMLDYKTNDRISGNWSFSYAADMTTANALTVNSDLSKYSYTTPEGLEILMKGITHSPAGAKIEFSTLLKDKLASQVPENRRINLGVRYHFENAKGQIVGSLINTKYGGMSEMYNVGHDLQLNWSYHLTELPYLSEPIYFVLDGFSIPVESDDSLTFNPALLKTKPAVFAAEGDILNVNNIKITETQTLPGLSAWMAVSGKFSNEFDMDKWIARDGNGTEYDVIRWGSYREGDLVTFGQSSGNSDLVYLIVDGMKSIPKELTLIRTVTDKLFNDADWSFELPLSAATSQ; encoded by the coding sequence ATGAAAAAATCGGATTACCGCACACACGATAATGTGGCAGATGAGGTTATGCTGATGTCTCTGTCCGGTTATGAAGATCATCAGATGGATGAGGATTTCACGGGGCGTGTTATGGAGCAAATCCGCCAGACGGAGATTTTGCCTGCATCAAGCGGGTCCATGGCTGGCTATACCAGCAATCCCGGCCGCAGAAGGTTCCGGCATAATGTACTATGGGCAGGCTTGGGTACAGCTGCCATTGCGCTGGCGGTCCTGCTGTTCCTGCTCCCGGACTTATCTGCTCTACAGCAGATCCAATCCGCCAAATCCCAGCGGCTGCTCATACTGCCTTCCGAGTGGAGTGACCATCACCTGCTGGAAGCCAAGAAAGCCGGGGTAGTGAAGCTGCCTGATATTGAGGTCACGGATCAGGGCTATACGCTGACGCTTCAAGAGGTTGTTGCCGACCCGAACCGGATGATTCTGAATCTGAGAATTACCGATGCCAAAGGTCAGCCAGATGAAGAAATGATGAGTATGTTTGATATCACCCAGCTGCAGCTCCGTAACGAGGAAGGGCTAGAAATTGGAGACCTGCAGGTCATCAATCATATGAGTACTAAGCTCGGCCCCGATAAGTTCAGGATTGAATATCTGTTATTAACCTATTATTTCAAAGGAGAACAGCCCGGGGATACCGTATTCATTGAAGGGAAGGTTCATGAGCTGATGCTGGACTACAAGACCAATGATAGGATTTCGGGGAATTGGAGCTTCAGTTATGCTGCAGACATGACAACCGCCAACGCTCTGACAGTGAACTCTGATTTGAGTAAATACAGCTACACCACACCTGAAGGGCTGGAAATTCTGATGAAAGGCATCACGCATTCTCCTGCCGGTGCCAAAATTGAATTCAGTACCCTGCTTAAGGATAAGCTGGCCTCCCAAGTTCCGGAGAACCGCAGGATTAATCTGGGTGTCAGGTATCATTTCGAGAATGCCAAAGGTCAAATCGTAGGATCGCTCATTAATACTAAATATGGCGGAATGTCTGAGATGTACAACGTCGGTCATGATCTCCAATTGAACTGGAGTTATCATTTAACGGAACTTCCATATCTCAGCGAGCCGATTTATTTCGTACTCGACGGCTTCTCCATCCCTGTTGAATCGGATGATTCATTAACGTTCAATCCGGCGCTGCTGAAGACAAAGCCTGCTGTCTTTGCAGCAGAGGGCGATATCTTGAATGTGAATAATATAAAGATCACTGAGACTCAGACCTTGCCGGGTCTGTCGGCCTGGATGGCTGTCAGCGGCAAATTCAGCAATGAATTCGATATGGACAAATGGATAGCCCGGGACGGCAATGGCACCGAGTATGATGTAATCCGCTGGGGTTCCTACCGGGAGGGGGATCTCGTTACCTTTGGCCAGAGTAGTGGGAACTCTGATCTTGTGTATCTGATTGTTGACGGTATGAAATCCATTCCGAAGGAGCTGACGCTAATCCGTACAGTCACAGACAAGCTCTTCAATGACGCCGACTGGAGCTTCGAGTTGCCTCTCTCGGCTGCAACTTCACAATGA
- a CDS encoding RNA polymerase sigma factor, translating to MKEQDNAEIIIAEVLAGNREAFAILVDQYKSGLYRLLLGLGASHQDAQDLAQETFIQAYQKLRSHNEQSSFAAWLYAIAINRFRSQKRRKAFSFSGGSILEERDQAPTPEERYMIKENKLELQKKLARLPERYRIVLLLRYTNELTYEEISAITGMTLHQVKNRLHRARLKLKKQWPKPKEDSNEKIGLPHTR from the coding sequence ATGAAGGAACAAGACAATGCCGAAATCATAATTGCCGAGGTGCTGGCCGGAAATCGTGAGGCTTTTGCTATACTGGTTGACCAGTATAAATCCGGTTTATACCGTCTGCTGCTGGGTCTCGGTGCGAGCCATCAGGATGCGCAGGATCTGGCGCAGGAGACTTTCATTCAGGCCTATCAGAAGCTGCGCAGCCATAATGAGCAGTCCAGCTTCGCCGCCTGGCTCTACGCCATTGCCATCAACCGGTTCAGATCACAGAAGCGGCGCAAGGCATTCTCTTTCTCGGGAGGCTCCATTCTGGAAGAGAGGGATCAGGCCCCGACACCTGAAGAGCGGTATATGATCAAGGAAAACAAGCTGGAGCTGCAAAAAAAGCTGGCCCGGCTTCCGGAACGCTACCGGATCGTGCTGCTGCTGCGTTATACCAATGAATTGACCTATGAGGAAATTTCCGCCATCACGGGAATGACCTTGCATCAGGTGAAGAACCGTCTGCACCGCGCCCGCTTAAAGCTCAAAAAACAATGGCCGAAACCGAAGGAGGATTCCAATGAAAAAATCGGATTACCGCACACACGATAA
- a CDS encoding ornithine carbamoyltransferase: MHFLDIGQLTAEQILEIFELTDQLRYRSPEPLLDGKTMILFFPDTSLRTRISFEKGIRDLGGAYITFPPDALDKKESPGDMIRYLENWGDGIIARYPELSKLEELSAHASIPVINAMTAHNHPCEILADLYALRSIRENYRELTYTFIGPAGNISRSWMEAAKALNLSFNHVCTPGNEMGTNTTNYAFHTSLDSVLPESDVILTDSLPVTCLTQEYLGAYQITLERMRCAKPEAILNPCPPFFRNEEVSEDAIASPYFAGFGFKKSLIYLQQAILIYCLSH; this comes from the coding sequence ATGCATTTTCTGGATATAGGCCAGCTCACCGCTGAGCAGATCCTTGAAATATTTGAACTAACCGATCAGCTTCGTTACAGAAGCCCGGAGCCTTTACTTGATGGTAAGACGATGATTCTGTTCTTCCCCGATACCAGTCTGCGGACCCGGATCAGCTTCGAGAAAGGCATCCGGGACCTGGGCGGAGCCTATATCACCTTTCCTCCGGACGCTTTGGATAAGAAGGAATCCCCCGGGGATATGATCCGCTATCTGGAGAACTGGGGGGACGGTATTATCGCCAGATATCCGGAGTTGTCCAAGCTGGAAGAGCTGTCGGCGCACGCTTCGATTCCAGTGATTAATGCCATGACTGCGCACAATCACCCCTGTGAGATTCTGGCTGACCTGTACGCCCTGCGCTCCATCAGAGAGAACTACCGGGAACTGACCTACACCTTCATAGGTCCGGCAGGCAATATATCCAGAAGCTGGATGGAAGCCGCCAAGGCCCTGAACCTCTCATTTAATCATGTATGCACACCTGGAAATGAAATGGGAACAAATACCACCAACTATGCGTTTCACACCAGTCTGGACAGTGTTCTGCCGGAGAGCGACGTTATTCTTACCGATTCGTTGCCCGTAACTTGTCTGACGCAGGAGTATCTTGGTGCCTACCAAATTACCCTTGAGCGGATGAGATGTGCCAAACCGGAGGCAATCTTAAATCCTTGCCCGCCCTTCTTCCGCAATGAGGAAGTAAGTGAAGATGCGATTGCTTCACCTTATTTTGCCGGATTCGGATTCAAGAAAAGTCTGATCTATCTGCAGCAGGCCATTCTTATCTATTGTTTATCCCATTAA
- a CDS encoding serine hydrolase domain-containing protein, which produces MNKLFSFAKLAMVAGAVCLILTTSACSSEKSSTSVPSLNSSKVISLPNGEWPIGTPEQVGMDSKEIEAVMQQAKESAVLSMLVVRDGTIVSEYYKDGMPDSMLAVNSITKSVTSLLIGIAIDKGYLKGIDEPIEAFFPEYKDSFDSSAKKSITIEHLLSMTSGLHFPEWTEWNYMLKPMTETKDWNQFILSQSMNDAPGSIWNYNTGGSQLLAAIIRKTTGKSELDFAKEYLLGPLDINSVEWPSSPDDSNSGGFGLKMMPRDLAKIGQLVLNLGIWNGERIVSEAWIQESTSPHSEGNANFGNYGYHWWMNQYSGHKAIFGMGYAGQYLTLVPDLDLVIVVNSAFSKSPQDTLLPIQYIGRLVKVVSSNTIIQHQ; this is translated from the coding sequence GTGAACAAATTATTCAGCTTTGCTAAGCTGGCCATGGTGGCTGGGGCAGTTTGTCTGATCCTTACCACTTCCGCTTGCTCTTCCGAAAAGTCCTCAACCTCTGTGCCATCCCTCAACAGCTCCAAGGTGATTAGCTTGCCTAATGGGGAGTGGCCGATCGGCACTCCAGAGCAGGTAGGGATGGATTCCAAGGAAATCGAGGCAGTGATGCAACAAGCCAAGGAATCGGCGGTTCTCTCCATGCTTGTTGTTAGAGACGGCACAATCGTCTCCGAGTATTACAAGGATGGCATGCCGGATTCTATGCTGGCTGTAAACTCCATCACTAAGAGCGTGACTTCGCTCTTAATCGGGATAGCTATCGACAAAGGCTATCTGAAAGGAATTGATGAGCCGATCGAGGCTTTTTTTCCCGAATATAAGGATTCGTTCGATTCATCAGCTAAGAAATCTATTACCATAGAGCATCTGCTCAGTATGACAAGTGGCTTGCATTTCCCGGAATGGACCGAGTGGAATTATATGCTCAAACCTATGACGGAGACCAAGGACTGGAACCAATTTATACTTAGCCAATCAATGAATGACGCTCCAGGTAGTATTTGGAATTATAATACTGGCGGTTCCCAATTGCTGGCGGCGATTATCAGAAAAACGACTGGAAAATCCGAACTCGATTTTGCCAAGGAATATCTGTTGGGTCCTCTCGACATTAATAGCGTAGAGTGGCCTAGTTCACCTGATGATTCGAATTCAGGTGGTTTCGGACTGAAGATGATGCCAAGGGATCTGGCGAAGATTGGCCAATTGGTGCTTAACCTTGGCATATGGAATGGTGAACGTATTGTATCGGAGGCATGGATCCAGGAATCGACCTCTCCGCATTCGGAGGGAAATGCGAATTTCGGTAATTATGGCTACCATTGGTGGATGAATCAGTACAGCGGGCACAAGGCCATCTTCGGTATGGGTTATGCCGGCCAATATTTGACCCTCGTACCCGACCTTGATCTGGTAATTGTCGTAAACTCGGCTTTCTCCAAGAGTCCCCAGGATACCCTCCTCCCCATTCAGTATATCGGGCGCTTGGTCAAAGTCGTGAGCTCTAATACTATCATTCAACACCAGTAA
- a CDS encoding AraC family transcriptional regulator, with protein MAAKALELEYRYRINHVVNYMEEHLTESLTLEELSDVSAYSPYHFHRVFKTVMDENVHGFIQRIRIEKAIKLLLFHPGRSITEIALDCGLQTQAHFCRVFRKHTGLSASEYRDRFRLRTIAERFRAKVTLEKSTDLSCKLAELPIEIRSLAPMNTIYARYRGTINEGRINSDITGLFEHVTSWLAAREALTKDSLTVGLILDDPYITPDGRHRYDACITTEHRMTPTGDLGVRTIPGGKYALVQLRDRPDKVKDLLHLVSTEWLPLSPYVWDVSRPALEIFLSNSLDHKAGQWKMEFGIPVKLNEAGF; from the coding sequence GTGGCGGCAAAAGCCTTGGAATTGGAATACCGGTACAGGATCAACCATGTCGTCAACTACATGGAAGAGCATCTTACGGAGTCATTAACCCTTGAAGAATTATCGGACGTGAGTGCCTACTCCCCCTATCACTTTCATCGGGTGTTCAAAACGGTGATGGATGAGAACGTGCACGGGTTTATCCAGCGGATCCGCATCGAGAAGGCAATCAAGCTGTTATTGTTTCATCCAGGTAGAAGCATCACTGAGATCGCTTTGGATTGTGGTCTGCAAACTCAGGCCCATTTTTGCAGAGTATTCCGCAAGCATACCGGGCTCAGCGCTTCTGAATACCGGGACAGATTTCGCCTGCGGACGATCGCCGAACGGTTTAGGGCTAAAGTCACCTTGGAAAAGTCCACCGATCTGTCCTGCAAGCTGGCAGAGCTCCCGATCGAGATTCGGAGCCTCGCTCCGATGAATACGATCTATGCCCGATATAGGGGGACTATCAATGAAGGAAGGATTAATTCGGATATTACAGGGCTCTTTGAGCATGTAACCTCGTGGTTGGCCGCGAGAGAAGCCTTGACTAAAGACAGCTTAACTGTCGGACTCATCCTGGATGACCCTTACATTACACCGGATGGCAGACACAGGTACGATGCTTGCATTACAACGGAGCACCGGATGACACCGACTGGCGATCTAGGCGTCCGGACGATCCCGGGAGGCAAGTACGCCCTAGTGCAGCTGAGAGACAGACCCGATAAGGTGAAAGATTTGCTCCACTTAGTCTCCACCGAGTGGCTTCCTCTAAGCCCGTATGTATGGGACGTCTCACGACCAGCCCTGGAAATTTTCTTATCCAACTCGCTTGACCATAAGGCAGGACAGTGGAAAATGGAATTTGGCATCCCTGTTAAACTAAACGAAGCCGGCTTCTGA